The following proteins come from a genomic window of Iamia sp. SCSIO 61187:
- a CDS encoding DUF3662 and FHA domain-containing protein, with translation MSLKGFERRLEQAVEGTFSRVFRSGLRPVEIGRRLIREMDTGRSIDVRGRTVVPNSFIVYLSVEDHAAFAEIADSLQRELADAAREHAREEAYSFLGPVEVSFEPSDLRAGTCQVNGRLREGKGGAGAGSLVLPTGDRIPLGESVITIGRRAESTIVLSDPNVSRNHAEIRPAGSGWVLVDLGSTNGSRVDGIRVSIQPLEDGNEISFGNTRIWFEAS, from the coding sequence ATGAGCTTGAAGGGGTTCGAACGTCGGCTGGAGCAAGCCGTCGAGGGCACCTTCTCGCGCGTGTTCCGCTCGGGTCTGCGACCGGTGGAGATCGGCCGCCGCCTGATCCGGGAGATGGACACCGGACGGTCGATCGACGTGCGGGGCCGCACCGTCGTGCCCAACTCGTTCATCGTGTACCTGAGCGTCGAGGACCACGCCGCCTTCGCCGAGATCGCCGACAGCCTGCAGCGCGAGCTGGCCGACGCCGCCCGCGAGCACGCCCGGGAGGAGGCCTACTCCTTCCTCGGCCCCGTCGAGGTCAGCTTCGAGCCCAGCGACCTGCGGGCGGGGACCTGCCAGGTCAACGGTCGCCTGCGCGAGGGCAAGGGCGGGGCCGGGGCCGGGTCGCTGGTCCTGCCCACCGGCGACCGCATCCCGCTGGGCGAGAGCGTGATCACCATCGGCCGGCGGGCCGAGTCGACCATCGTCTTGTCGGACCCCAACGTGAGCCGCAACCACGCCGAGATCCGCCCGGCGGGGTCGGGGTGGGTGCTGGTCGACCTCGGGTCCACCAACGGGTCGCGCGTCGACGGCATCCGGGTGTCGATCCAGCCCCTCGAGGACGGCAACGAGATCAGCTTCGGCAACACCCGGATCTGGTTCGAGGCCAGCTGA
- a CDS encoding DUF418 domain-containing protein, giving the protein MQPVWSAPEAPPPPPAPAAAVGRTAAEPVAEGERRVTVDALRAVALLGIVLVNVAAYRRGAFVSLSAAGGEVAGEVSPLTVVLAALAEGRFYPLFSFLFGWGFAVQDARSRARGRSVTGPWLRRCAVLLVLGVLHATFLFDGDILVAYAVIGVPLLLVRRVPPGWLAGIGATLVLLQSLFTTGLVSLSAAVALEAESAGSIAEVRADEQAHLVSEAVVYARGSFLDVARERADDLVVDELLGFFTVGGTVAGMMLLGMAAARVGWVDPRRWPRWLRAAMVPAWAIGLALSVPTAWLGGRIALGTDDPGEAALHWIGYSLLGPAVALGWAGVIVLSSRTPLGGRVLGAIAPAGRMSLTIYLTQSLVASLVFNGYGVGVGENVGIGVAVAMAVGLWVVQVALAVLWFRVFAIGPLEAVTRAAAYLRWPGLRRRG; this is encoded by the coding sequence GTGCAACCCGTCTGGAGCGCCCCGGAGGCGCCGCCCCCGCCGCCCGCGCCGGCGGCGGCGGTCGGGCGCACCGCCGCCGAGCCGGTGGCCGAGGGCGAGCGGCGGGTCACCGTCGATGCCCTCCGCGCCGTGGCCCTGCTGGGGATCGTGCTCGTCAACGTGGCCGCCTACCGCCGGGGTGCCTTCGTGAGCCTGTCCGCCGCCGGGGGCGAGGTCGCCGGCGAGGTGTCGCCGCTGACCGTCGTGCTGGCGGCCCTGGCCGAGGGCCGCTTCTACCCGCTGTTCTCGTTCCTCTTCGGCTGGGGGTTCGCCGTTCAGGACGCCCGCAGCCGGGCCCGGGGCCGGTCGGTCACCGGGCCCTGGCTGCGCCGGTGCGCCGTGCTGCTCGTGCTCGGCGTGCTGCACGCCACCTTCCTCTTCGACGGCGACATCCTCGTGGCCTACGCCGTGATCGGCGTGCCGCTGCTGCTGGTCCGGCGGGTGCCGCCCGGGTGGTTGGCCGGCATCGGGGCGACGCTCGTGCTGCTCCAGTCGCTCTTCACGACCGGACTGGTGTCGCTGTCCGCGGCCGTGGCCCTCGAGGCCGAGAGCGCCGGGAGCATCGCCGAGGTCCGGGCCGACGAGCAGGCCCACCTGGTCTCCGAGGCCGTCGTCTACGCCCGGGGCTCGTTCCTCGACGTCGCCCGCGAGCGGGCCGACGATCTGGTGGTCGACGAGCTGCTGGGGTTCTTCACCGTGGGCGGGACGGTGGCCGGGATGATGCTGCTGGGCATGGCCGCGGCCCGAGTGGGGTGGGTCGACCCCCGCCGCTGGCCCCGGTGGCTGCGCGCCGCCATGGTGCCGGCCTGGGCGATCGGGCTGGCGCTGTCGGTCCCGACGGCCTGGCTGGGCGGGCGGATCGCCCTGGGCACCGACGACCCCGGCGAGGCCGCCCTGCACTGGATCGGCTACTCGCTCCTCGGCCCCGCCGTCGCCCTCGGGTGGGCCGGGGTGATCGTGCTGAGCTCCCGCACGCCGCTCGGCGGCCGCGTGCTCGGCGCCATCGCCCCCGCCGGACGGATGTCGCTGACCATCTACCTGACCCAGTCGCTCGTGGCGTCGCTCGTGTTCAACGGCTACGGCGTGGGCGTGGGCGAGAACGTCGGCATCGGCGTGGCCGTGGCCATGGCGGTCGGGCTGTGGGTGGTCCAGGTCGCCCTCGCGGTCCTGTGGTTCCGGGTCTTCGCCATTGGCCCGCTCGAGGCCGTGACCCGCGCCGCGGCCTATCTCCGCTGGCCGGGTCTGCGCCGCCGGGGCTAA
- a CDS encoding site-specific integrase yields the protein MNPTDPEVVKTAAQFGLSPEEFIARLATPATTDAPLVADHIDDHLRSMTRNSRRTYRTHLWRLRDGTGPFCDQQCEPCLQRWSGPACSCPTECDVCDDGAGDPSCACHDPCGACVARRADFTCRCTCRPCLDSRISLAPRAQMRVGPSVYDRSAIEALASIAKRHAAKEGIVENRVRAGKGLAQKAAEGTGAQETAVSACRALFRSALRWTDGYDGHDVAKPRRPGNERRPLQDFELLELAHETAVGGDDPSLDSLLLDYGIATGARRLGAYGLTCGQLHDARQIIELKDKYGRPQGAPVSAELITRLRDHSISRRGSVCDPSSPDYLPDAPVFYYRTRDGVRPVRSRRFDTLHKRWQRTLAWANEEQVGYHHIRHSMSMVLKSQYGPQYSKRYLRHADGDVTELYGACTLEELARAMSDLLEFDHPLVHGIEDRRAATRRRLGYDL from the coding sequence GTGAACCCCACCGACCCTGAGGTCGTCAAGACCGCGGCGCAGTTCGGCCTCTCGCCCGAGGAGTTCATCGCCCGCCTCGCCACCCCAGCGACGACCGATGCCCCACTGGTGGCGGACCACATCGACGACCACCTCCGTTCCATGACCCGCAACAGCCGACGGACCTACCGGACGCACCTGTGGCGTCTGCGCGATGGGACCGGCCCGTTCTGCGATCAGCAGTGCGAGCCCTGCCTGCAGCGCTGGTCGGGGCCTGCGTGCAGCTGCCCCACGGAGTGCGACGTCTGCGACGACGGCGCCGGGGACCCCAGCTGCGCTTGCCACGACCCTTGCGGCGCATGCGTGGCTCGCCGGGCGGACTTCACCTGCCGCTGCACCTGTCGCCCGTGCCTCGACAGCCGCATCTCGCTCGCCCCCCGGGCTCAGATGCGCGTCGGTCCCTCGGTCTACGACCGGTCGGCCATCGAAGCCCTCGCCTCCATCGCCAAGCGTCACGCAGCCAAGGAGGGGATCGTCGAGAACCGGGTCCGCGCCGGAAAGGGCCTCGCGCAGAAGGCTGCCGAGGGCACAGGTGCCCAGGAGACCGCCGTCTCCGCGTGCCGGGCCCTGTTCAGGTCGGCGCTCAGGTGGACCGACGGCTACGACGGACACGACGTCGCCAAGCCCCGCCGACCCGGCAATGAACGGCGGCCGCTCCAGGACTTCGAGCTCCTCGAGCTCGCCCACGAGACCGCCGTCGGCGGCGACGACCCTTCCTTGGACTCCCTCCTGTTGGACTACGGGATCGCCACGGGCGCCCGGCGCCTGGGCGCCTACGGGTTGACCTGCGGACAGCTCCACGACGCCCGCCAGATCATCGAGCTGAAGGACAAGTACGGCCGACCCCAGGGCGCCCCGGTCTCGGCCGAGCTGATCACCCGCCTCCGGGACCACAGCATCTCCCGCCGAGGATCGGTCTGTGACCCCTCCTCGCCCGACTACCTGCCCGACGCGCCGGTGTTCTACTACCGCACACGCGACGGAGTCCGACCGGTTCGCTCGCGCCGGTTCGACACGCTCCACAAGCGTTGGCAGAGGACGCTGGCGTGGGCCAACGAGGAACAGGTCGGCTACCACCACATCCGCCACTCGATGTCGATGGTGCTCAAGTCCCAGTACGGGCCCCAGTACTCCAAGCGATACCTGCGCCACGCCGACGGCGACGTGACCGAGCTCTACGGCGCCTGCACCCTCGAGGAGCTCGCTCGTGCGATGTCGGACCTGTTGGAGTTCGACCACCCCCTCGTCCATGGCATCGAGGACCGCCGGGCCGCGACGCGGCGCCGGCTCGGCTACGACCTGTAG
- a CDS encoding NYN domain-containing protein — protein sequence MDMKIIPLTNRGRALVLVDGANLRGHLQSAAYPRIDGYAFAAWCQQFGRPTITWFQGAYPGTAGFFAHLRAAGIEVVTKAVKHLPGGARKADMDMEIGSAALRRAHHFSTVVLVTADGDFACIVRDLRAMGVDVVVVAPEGTTAHELIRAAGAENVLDLHAELPAFGYDPRAAA from the coding sequence ATGGACATGAAGATCATCCCCCTCACCAACCGAGGTCGAGCCCTGGTCCTGGTCGACGGAGCGAACCTCCGCGGCCACCTCCAGAGCGCCGCCTACCCCCGCATCGACGGCTACGCCTTCGCCGCGTGGTGCCAGCAGTTCGGCCGCCCCACCATCACCTGGTTCCAGGGCGCCTACCCCGGTACGGCCGGGTTCTTCGCCCACCTGCGGGCGGCCGGCATCGAGGTCGTCACGAAGGCCGTCAAGCACCTGCCCGGCGGCGCCCGCAAGGCCGACATGGACATGGAGATCGGCTCGGCCGCCCTCCGCCGCGCCCACCACTTCTCCACCGTCGTTCTCGTGACCGCCGACGGCGACTTCGCCTGCATCGTCCGCGACCTCCGGGCCATGGGCGTCGACGTCGTGGTCGTCGCCCCCGAGGGCACCACCGCCCACGAGCTGATCCGGGCCGCCGGCGCCGAGAACGTCCTCGACCTCCACGCCGAGCTGCCCGCCTTCGGCTACGACCCCCGGGCGGCGGCATGA